One region of Pangasianodon hypophthalmus isolate fPanHyp1 chromosome 15, fPanHyp1.pri, whole genome shotgun sequence genomic DNA includes:
- the LOC117599196 gene encoding uncharacterized protein LOC117599196, translating into MLTAFRSHSGKRTDVFQVNRPAEEMTHTFKITKKNQSLRRYPQTSPLQDSLSTASTKARPGKREKLLEQPGVQKINTSGNAQEALAAKVERLLKLRAPAPPIVRRRGRVLRPVQQETLEHVKAHQPDINTPCGSQWVTEYTGNFGFPQVVHPPCALKNTAHPLASVFQSTPATLFADKYRRTEYQAVYGPKIRTAHFNVTLYRQIHGTA; encoded by the exons ATGCTCACAGCATTCAGGTCGCACTCTGGGAAGAGAACAGACGTGTTTCAGGTGAACAGACCTGCAGAAGAAATGACTCACACTTTCAAAATAACGAAG AAAAATCAGAGCTTACGCCGCTATCCACAGACATCCCCTCTTCAGGATTCTCTGTCTACAGCGTCCACAAAAGCTCGACCTG gaaaaagagaaaagctcCTAGAGCAGCCTGGAGTACAGAAGATTAACACTTCTGGAAATGCGCAGGAAGCTCTCGCAGCTAAGGTTGAGCGCCTCCTCAAGCTCCGAGCTCCTGCTCCTCCCATCGTCCGCAGAAGAG GACGTGTGTTGAGGCCAGTCCAGCAGGAGACTTTAGAGCATGTAAAGGCTCATCAACCCGACATAAACACACCATG CGGGTCTCAGTGGGTGACTGAGTATACGGGAAACTTTGGTTTCCCGCAAGTTGTGCACCCACCTTGTGCTCTGAAGAACACTGCACACCCTTTGGCCTCAGTCTTTCAGAGCACACCTGCCACTCTGTTTGCAGACAAGTATCGACGCACCGAATACCAGGCCGTCTACGGTCCAAAG ATCCGCACTGCTCATTTCAACGTTACTCTGTACCGACAGATCCACGGAACAGCTTAA
- the lrrc8aa gene encoding leucine rich repeat containing 8 VRAC subunit Aa: MIPVTELRYFAETQPAYRILKPWWDVFTDYISIVMLMIAVFGGTLQVTQDKMICLPCKWEVDGRCEPLNTSTTIPRPEPRGIQYELDRHQYNYVDAVCYEHKLHWFAKYFPYLVLLHTLVLLACSNFWFKFPRTSSKLEHFVSILLKCFDSPWTTRALSETVAEESDAKPAGKNDDLNDSNDKKKASSVSDQDVEASIPMLQRTKSRIEQGIVDRSETGVLDKKEGEQAKALFEKVKKFRIHVEEGDIVYRLYIRQTIIKVIKFILIISYTAYCVQFITFDVKCKVDIERLTGYRMYYCAHPLATLFKILAWFYISLVIIYGLICMYTLCWMLGRSLKHYSFESIREESSYSDIPDVKNDFAFMLHMIDQYDPLYSKRFAVFLSEVSENKLRQLNLNNEWTLEKLRQRITKNSQDKLELHLFMLSGIPDTVFDLLELEVLKLELIPDVTIPPIIAQLASLRELWLYHTPAKIEAPALAFLRENLKSLHIKFTDIKEIPLWIYSLKNLSELHLTGNLSADNNRYIVIDGLRELKRLKVLRLKSNLTKLPQVVTDVGVHLQKLSINNEGTKLMVLNSLKKMVNLTELELVRCDLERIPHSIFSLHNLQEIDLKDNNLKTIEEIISFQHLHRLVCLKLWYNQIAYIPIQIGTLTNLERLYLNRNKIDKIPSQLFFCRKLRFLDLSHNNLNSIHPDIGLLQNLQYFAVTANRIETLPPELFQCKKLRTLNLGNNCLTTLPSRFGELTSLTQLELRGNRLEGLPVELGECRMLKRSGLVVEEELFKTLPPEVKEQLWRADKEQA; the protein is encoded by the exons GTGACCCAGGACAAGATGATCTGCCTGCCATGCAAGTGGGAGGTAGATGGACGCTGCGAGCCACTAAACACCAGCACCACCATCCCTCGGCCCGAGCCGCGCGGCATCCAGTACGAGCTGGACCGGCACCAGTACAACTACGTGGATGCCGTGTGCTACGAGCACAAACTGCACTGGTTTGCTAAGTACTTCCCGTACCTGGTGCTGCTACACACGCTGGTGTTACTGGCGTGCAGCAACTTCTGGTTCAAGTTCCCACGCACCAGCTCTAAGCTCGAACACTTTGTCTCCATCCTGCTCAAGTGCTTCGACTCGCCATGGACCACACGCGCCTTATCCGAGACCGTGGCCGAGGAAAGCGACGCCAAGCCAGCAGGCAAAAATGATGATCTGAACGACTCTAACGACAAGAAGAAGGCGTCAAGCGTGAGTGATCAGGACGTGGAGGCCAGCATACCCATGCTGCAGCGCACCAAGTCACGCATCGAGCAAGGCATCGTCGACCGCTCAGAGACCGGAGTTCTGGACAAGAAAGAGGGAGAGCAGGCCAAGGCGCTTTTTGAGAAG GTAAAGAAGTTCCGCATCCATGTGGAGGAAGGTGACATCGTCTACCGCCTCTACATCCGCCAGACCATCATCAAAGTCATCAAGTTCATTCTGATCATTAGCTACACGGCGTACTGCGTGCAGTTCATCACGTTCGACGTTAAGTGCAAAGTGGACATCGAACGGCTCACGGGCTACCGAATGTATTACTGCGCACACCCTCTGGCCACCCTCTTCAAGATCCTGGCCTGGTTCTACATCTCGCTGGTCATCATCTACGGCCTGATCTGCATGTACACGCTGTGCTGGATGCTGGGCCGCTCGCTCAAGCACTACTCGTTCGAGTCGATCCGCGAGGAGAGCAGCTACAGCGACATCCCTGATGTCAAGAACGACTTCGCCTTCATGCTGCACATGATCGACCAGTACGACCCGCTGTACTCGAAGCGCTTCGCCGTCTTTCTGTCCGAGGTGAGCGAGAACAAGCTGCGTCAGCTCAACCTTAACAACGAGTGGACACTGGAGAAGCTTCGCCAGAGGATCACTAAGAATTCACAAGACAAGCTGGAGCTGCATCTGTTCATGCTTAGCGGCATTCCAGACACAGTGTTCGACCTGCTCGAGCTAGAG GTGCTGAAATTGGAGCTGATTCCAGACGTCACCATTCCACCCATCATTGCCCAGCTGGCCAGTCTGAGGGAGCTGTGGCTGTACCATACACCAGCCAAGATCGAGGCTCCTGCTCTGGCCTTTCTACGCGAGAACCTCAAATCACTGCACATCAAGTTCACAGACATCAAGGAGATTCCGCTGTGGATCTACAGCCTGAAGAACCTCAGCGAGCTCCACCTCACTGGCAACCTGAGTGCCGACAATAACCGTTACATCGTGATCGACGGCCTACGGGAGCTCAAAAGGCTCAAGGTGCTACGGCTGAAGAGCAACCTCACCAAGCTGCCTCAA GTGGTGACAGATGTGGGTGTGCACCTGCAGAAGCTCTCCATCAATAACGAGGGCACCAAGCTGATGGTGCTTAACAGCCTGAAAAAGATGGTGAACCTGACAGAGCTGGAGCTGGTGCGCTGCGACCTGGAGCGCATCCCCCATTCCATTTTCAGCCTCCACAACCTACAG GAGATCGACCTGAAGGACAACAATCTAAAGACAATCGAGGAGATCATCAGCTTCCAGCACCTGCATCGGCTGGTGTGTCTGAAGCTCTGGTACAATCAGATCGCCTACATCCCCATCCAGATCGGAACCCTCACCAACCTCGAGCGCCTCTACCTGAACCGCAACAAGATCGACAAGATCCCCAGCCAGCTGTTCTTCTGCCGCAAGCTGCGCTTCCTCGACCTGAGCCACAACAACCTGAACAGTATCCACCCTGACATCGGGCTGCTGCAGAACCTGCAGTACTTTGCTGTGACTGCAAATAGG aTCGAGACATTACCACCCGAGCTGTTCCAGTGCAAGAAGCTTCGGACTTTGAACCTAGGGAACAACTGCCTGACCACACTGCCATCGCGTTTCGGAGAGCTGACGTCTTTGACACAGCTGGAGCTGCGCGGTAATCGGCTCGAAGGCCTGCCGGTGGAGCTGGGCGAGTGCCGCATGCTGAAACGCTCAGGCCTGGTGGTGGAGGAAGAGCTCTTCAAAACACTTCCTCCTGAAGTGAAGGAGCAGCTGTGGAGAGCCGACAAGGAGCAAGCCTGA